The Candidatus Polarisedimenticolia bacterium genome contains a region encoding:
- a CDS encoding zf-HC2 domain-containing protein → MNHDQFRDLLSDYLDRALPPALLQEFDAHRRECPSCARTASLLEAALLDLRSFPRLEVPADFTLRVLEKTMRRSAAAGSWEFFRYLFGLPKLSPAAAALLLALPVLFLAGTRDGRQLSREINMAGHRAYSDAIRLAARKSDLRESAASVGKRIPGQLEEGVDWFRQRLGSGETEKPKPRPGEPNQRSFRSLERSPSA, encoded by the coding sequence ATGAACCACGATCAATTCAGGGACCTGCTGAGCGATTACCTGGATCGCGCGCTGCCGCCGGCGCTCCTCCAGGAGTTCGACGCTCACCGCCGGGAGTGCCCCTCGTGCGCCCGAACCGCCTCTCTTCTGGAAGCGGCGCTGCTCGACCTACGGAGCTTTCCCCGGCTCGAGGTTCCCGCCGACTTCACGCTCCGGGTCCTCGAGAAGACGATGCGTCGATCCGCGGCCGCCGGGTCGTGGGAGTTCTTCCGATATCTCTTCGGCCTTCCGAAGCTCTCGCCCGCGGCCGCGGCGCTGCTGCTCGCGCTGCCCGTCCTCTTCTTGGCGGGAACGCGGGACGGCCGGCAGCTCAGCCGCGAGATCAACATGGCGGGACATCGCGCCTACAGCGACGCGATCCGCCTGGCGGCGCGGAAGAGCGATCTTCGGGAAAGCGCCGCCTCGGTCGGCAAGAGAATTCCGGGACAGCTCGAGGAGGGCGTCGACTGGTTCCGGCAACGCCTGGGAAGCGGCGAAACGGAAAAGCCCAAGCCGCGGCCCGGGGAACCGAATCAGCGAAGCTTCCGTTCCCTCGAGAGAAGCCCGAGCGCCTGA